A stretch of Corynebacterium timonense DNA encodes these proteins:
- a CDS encoding Rho termination factor N-terminal domain-containing protein: MAKDTHPENTAGGPSVKDGELYEKLRDEGNSKSKSAAIANKAAATSRSAVGEKGGESGSYEDWTREELYERAQELEIEGRSSMTKDELIKALRDGQ; this comes from the coding sequence ATGGCTAAGGACACACACCCGGAAAACACCGCCGGCGGGCCGAGCGTCAAGGACGGCGAACTCTACGAGAAGCTGCGCGACGAGGGAAACTCGAAGTCGAAATCGGCGGCGATTGCCAACAAGGCCGCCGCCACCTCGCGCTCGGCGGTGGGGGAAAAGGGCGGCGAGTCCGGTTCCTACGAGGACTGGACGCGCGAGGAGCTCTACGAACGCGCCCAGGAGCTCGAGATCGAGGGGCGCTCCTCCATGACGAAAGACGAGCTGATCAAGGCGCTGCGCGATGGTCAATAG